The uncultured Methanomethylovorans sp. genome contains a region encoding:
- a CDS encoding methyltransferase cognate corrinoid protein, translating to MGKQEILDKLKDTIIKQDINGCAASAKEALEAGILAFEAINDGLAPGMKIVGDKFEAAEIFLPQIMMSAKAMNAAMTVLAPELEKEKMGEGKGTAITYVQEGDIHDIGHRLVSTMLGASGFTIIDLGVDVPNEKVVEEVAKVKAQKIVLVGSALMTTSMLGQKDVVRLLKEEGVRDKVKIMFGGAPVTKAWIKEIGADATAENAAEAARVALEIMK from the coding sequence ATGGGAAAGCAAGAGATACTCGACAAACTTAAAGATACTATAATTAAGCAGGATATCAATGGCTGTGCAGCATCAGCAAAGGAAGCGCTTGAAGCAGGTATTCTGGCATTCGAAGCCATAAATGATGGCCTTGCGCCAGGTATGAAGATCGTTGGTGACAAATTCGAAGCCGCAGAGATCTTTCTACCACAGATCATGATGTCAGCAAAAGCCATGAACGCTGCAATGACAGTTCTGGCGCCGGAGCTCGAAAAAGAGAAGATGGGAGAAGGCAAGGGAACTGCGATCACTTATGTGCAGGAAGGAGATATCCACGATATTGGTCACAGATTGGTGTCTACGATGCTGGGTGCCAGCGGATTTACGATAATTGATCTGGGTGTAGATGTCCCCAATGAGAAAGTCGTTGAAGAGGTTGCAAAAGTCAAAGCTCAGAAAATAGTTCTTGTAGGCTCTGCACTCATGACAACTTCTATGCTCGGTCAGAAGGACGTTGTCAGGCTGCTCAAAGAAGAAGGGGTCAGGGATAAGGTTAAGATCATGTTCGGTGGCGCACCTGTCACTAAGGCATGGATCAAGGAGATCGGTGCCGATGCAACAGCCGAAAACGCAGCTGAAGCAGCTCGTGTAGCTCTGGAGATCATGAAATAA
- the mtbC gene encoding dimethylamine corrinoid protein MtbC, with the protein MSKEEMFKELSDAIISCKKDVVIAAVNKAKGQGIAPAEIIQKGLAAGMNEVGVMFERGKLFLPHVMMAAGAMQEGVNVLEADMPKGEASKKLGVIVNGTVEGDVHDIGKSIVSTMLQSAGFEVHDIGRDVPLQNFIDKAKETNAQMIGLSALMTTTLAGQKDVIEMLKEQGMRDKVKVMVGGAPATQNWADKIGADCYAENASEAVSKAKELLL; encoded by the coding sequence ATGAGCAAAGAAGAGATGTTCAAGGAACTCTCAGATGCGATCATCTCCTGTAAAAAGGATGTCGTGATCGCTGCTGTGAACAAGGCAAAAGGCCAGGGAATCGCACCTGCTGAGATCATTCAGAAAGGTCTTGCGGCAGGTATGAACGAAGTTGGAGTGATGTTTGAGAGAGGCAAGTTGTTCTTACCTCATGTTATGATGGCAGCAGGTGCCATGCAGGAAGGTGTGAATGTTCTGGAAGCTGACATGCCAAAGGGTGAAGCATCCAAGAAACTGGGTGTTATCGTCAACGGCACTGTTGAAGGTGATGTACATGACATTGGTAAGTCCATTGTATCCACCATGCTGCAATCCGCAGGTTTTGAAGTTCATGACATCGGCAGGGATGTACCACTGCAGAACTTCATTGACAAGGCCAAGGAAACCAATGCACAGATGATAGGTCTTTCAGCCCTTATGACAACCACACTGGCAGGTCAGAAAGATGTAATTGAGATGCTCAAAGAACAGGGCATGAGAGATAAGGTCAAGGTCATGGTAGGCGGTGCACCTGCAACCCAGAACTGGGCTGACAAAATAGGCGCTGACTGCTATGCAGAGAATGCAAGCGAGGCAGTTTCAAAGGCAAAAGAGCTTCTGCTCTGA
- a CDS encoding DMT family transporter produces MDLQALKKLEHQRRVRYGYMWALFCAILWGLWYLPGTVVWVLNPFDEMYAEIAAGSGDSIALLVTAVLITAFNALTVMIALMVWNGVLGKFGEMKRTLVEFKPCSKWFFLASIFGGPMAILGSFIAMGFVGAAFAAVAALMYPVVGSILASQWYGEKISKRAATGIFLIIVGGFVIFGGGLLTELGSGNVQWIGYIGGLMAAIGWGIEGAIAGKGLDIAEPDVGLTLRFLGENIIWWIIAVPLLAIAGFPMIKYALMVFEPLTLMVLVFAGITFGFCYVTWYKSFPLIGVGRGQGIGNLYGLFAVLFVILFFGDVPSWTLLLGGAFCLAGSFTMFSEDTSSLESLRGD; encoded by the coding sequence TTGGATCTGCAAGCTTTAAAGAAACTCGAACATCAAAGGCGAGTAAGATATGGGTACATGTGGGCTCTCTTTTGTGCTATATTATGGGGACTGTGGTACCTTCCTGGTACAGTGGTCTGGGTACTCAATCCTTTTGATGAAATGTACGCTGAGATTGCTGCAGGAAGCGGTGATTCAATAGCGCTGTTGGTAACTGCTGTACTAATTACAGCATTCAATGCTTTAACTGTTATGATTGCACTAATGGTATGGAATGGTGTTCTCGGTAAATTTGGTGAAATGAAGAGAACTCTGGTAGAATTTAAGCCATGCTCAAAATGGTTCTTTTTGGCATCAATCTTTGGTGGTCCAATGGCTATTTTAGGTTCATTCATTGCTATGGGGTTTGTCGGTGCTGCTTTTGCAGCTGTTGCTGCTCTTATGTATCCTGTAGTAGGTTCTATACTCGCTTCCCAGTGGTACGGTGAAAAGATAAGTAAAAGGGCTGCAACTGGTATCTTCTTGATAATCGTTGGTGGTTTCGTAATATTCGGTGGTGGACTACTCACTGAGCTTGGAAGTGGAAATGTTCAATGGATCGGCTATATCGGTGGTTTGATGGCAGCTATCGGCTGGGGTATTGAAGGTGCAATAGCTGGAAAAGGTTTGGATATCGCTGAACCAGATGTTGGTCTCACTCTACGTTTTCTGGGAGAGAACATTATTTGGTGGATCATTGCAGTACCGCTTTTAGCAATTGCCGGATTCCCTATGATCAAATACGCTTTGATGGTATTCGAACCACTTACTCTAATGGTACTTGTGTTTGCAGGAATAACATTTGGTTTCTGTTATGTTACCTGGTACAAGTCGTTCCCTCTCATTGGAGTTGGAAGAGGACAGGGTATCGGGAATCTGTACGGATTGTTCGCCGTACTCTTTGTGATCCTGTTCTTCGGGGATGTTCCTTCATGGACCTTATTGTTAGGAGGGGCATTCTGTCTTGCAGGCAGTTTCACTATGTTCTCTGAAGATACCAGTAGCCTTGAATCTCTCAGGGGTGACTGA